In the genome of Gadus morhua chromosome 12, gadMor3.0, whole genome shotgun sequence, one region contains:
- the LOC115555893 gene encoding uncharacterized protein LOC115555893, translating into MAGRMIDHSFLHGGYGVSGISLPVLKNTELTAAETTRVTDLCLSWDLPVPTSTNHDWLFQELLSHAVIHRVRLPIKQIRKGLKGTGIWPPLSSRPDVGPIIFPRESNEELNPQAVIQNIHWPQPKCDSDEDEDDPVPLEKVSLITGFLWKFIEEASPEVLRDLMRFWVGWELPAKELFVEVATSTYPTAFTCFYKLKLPGHYQTYPIFHQENDDGPQFRQFRIWSCVVLKQVELKILLSLLS; encoded by the exons ATGGCAGGTCGAATGATAGACCATTCCTTCCTGCATGGTGGTTATGGTGTGTCAGGAATCAGTTTGCCTGTG CTGAAGAATACAGAACTTACTGCAGCAGAAACCACCCGTGTGACTGATCTTTGCCTGTCCTGGGACCTCCCTGTTCCAACCTCAACCAATCACGACTGGCTGTTCCAGGAACTGCTTTCACATGCG GTAATTCACCGTGTTAGGCTGCCTATCAAGCAGATCCGCAAAGGTCTTAAAGGGACAGGAATCTGGCCGCCTCTTTCAAGTAGACCAGATGTCGGACCCATAATCTTTCCGAGGGAGTCGAATGAGGAGCTTAACCCACAG GCTGTCATCCAGAACATCCACTGGCCACAACCCAAATGTGACagcgacgaggacgaggatgacCCTGTTCCATTGGAGAAAGTCAGTCTCATCACTGGTTTTTTGTGGAAATTCATAGAGGAAG CGTCACCAGAGGTGCTGCGTGACCTCATGAGGTTCTGGGTTGGCTGGGAGCTGCCAGCAAAAGAGCTATTTGTTGAAGTTGCAACCTCGACCTACCCGACAGCTTTTACCTGCTTCTACAAATTGAAGCTCCCCGGCCACTACCAGACCTACCCGATCTTTCACCAGGAAAATGATGATGGCCCTCAGTTCCGTCAGTTCCGGATTTGGTCTTGTGTAGTTTTAAAACAAGTTGAGTTAAAGATTTTGTTGAGTTTGTTGAGTTAA